The proteins below are encoded in one region of Planctomycetia bacterium:
- a CDS encoding von Willebrand factor type A domain-containing protein: MSLDPDDPRLIDYALGELDESARTELERELADSPEAAKALAEIRRVTGMLSASFADEQGPALDAARRAAILAQEPSVNGAPATVAATSAPAHRFWSLRHMLELGVAVGIGGVVTALVLPSIQSNQVAVGTSARPDSTTINPPVLASMGETPTDMGMEYEQGSVAHYETQEGNSADTVAKPVWEVRSKEQNYTVSKPVYATAPQQGAGEDKAATIDEAMSESGEGEKQLSDLASVAANKPASQPAQAGGGQGGYAGGSRGGSPYGPPAGGASDGLYDGRGYAQGGDSSYRQRGASPATASGPATYFRLSTPLSADDYSEESLAKLSSEAKSPSMSLGADFVEVQDGESNTEAYDQIIENPFKQVAQEPLSTFSIDVDTASYANVRRFLTQETLPPPGAVRIEEMLNYFSYDYAPPTGDDPFAVHVEVAQCPWEAKHRLVRIGIKGREVAVDQRPATNLVFLIDVSGSMQDANKLQLVKTGLRLLTEQLSENDRVAMVVYAGSSGQVLASTPGNQKETILAALDQLEAGGSTNGAGGIEQAYQVAVENFVQGGANRVILCTDGDFNVGVTDESQLVSLIEGKAKSGVFLSVLGFGMGNFKDATLEKLSDKGNGNYAYIDTEREARKVLVEQLSGTLLTIAKDVKLQLEFNPAKTAAYRLIGYENRILAKEDFNDDKKDAGEIGAGHTVTALYEVIPAGEPVNTPSVDELEYQSVGGPTEAAKQSSDLLMLKLRYKQPDGDTSKLIKTPVADSEQKIGQSSPDFQFASSVAAFGMLLRHSQYAGTMNYGAVLEMAQPGMSRDAEGYRAEYIELVKTAQRLSGGK, translated from the coding sequence ATGTCGCTAGATCCCGACGACCCGCGTCTGATCGACTACGCTCTTGGCGAGCTCGATGAGTCTGCGCGCACTGAACTGGAGCGCGAGCTCGCTGACTCCCCCGAAGCCGCGAAAGCGCTGGCGGAGATTCGCCGCGTGACCGGCATGTTGAGCGCCTCGTTCGCCGATGAGCAAGGCCCGGCGCTCGACGCAGCGCGCCGCGCCGCGATCCTGGCACAGGAGCCATCCGTCAACGGCGCACCCGCGACGGTCGCAGCCACCAGCGCACCGGCACATCGCTTCTGGTCACTGCGGCACATGCTGGAACTCGGCGTCGCCGTCGGCATCGGCGGCGTGGTGACCGCGCTGGTGTTGCCCTCGATTCAATCGAACCAGGTCGCAGTTGGTACGTCTGCTCGCCCAGACTCGACGACGATTAATCCACCGGTCCTTGCGTCCATGGGGGAAACGCCGACTGACATGGGTATGGAATACGAACAGGGCTCTGTCGCTCACTATGAAACGCAAGAAGGCAACAGCGCCGACACCGTTGCAAAACCGGTTTGGGAGGTTCGCTCAAAGGAACAGAATTACACAGTATCGAAACCGGTGTATGCCACCGCGCCGCAGCAAGGTGCTGGCGAAGACAAGGCGGCGACCATCGACGAAGCGATGTCCGAAAGCGGTGAAGGTGAGAAGCAGCTCTCCGACCTGGCCTCCGTCGCTGCGAACAAACCCGCTTCGCAGCCTGCGCAAGCTGGCGGCGGCCAAGGGGGCTACGCCGGTGGTTCGAGAGGTGGCAGCCCTTACGGCCCTCCAGCCGGTGGAGCCAGCGACGGTCTTTATGATGGCCGTGGATACGCTCAAGGTGGCGATAGCTCTTATCGTCAACGAGGCGCCTCGCCGGCGACAGCCAGTGGCCCGGCGACCTACTTTCGTTTGTCGACGCCACTGAGCGCGGACGATTATTCCGAAGAGTCGCTGGCGAAACTGTCGAGCGAAGCGAAGTCGCCGTCGATGTCGCTGGGGGCCGATTTCGTTGAAGTTCAAGACGGTGAGTCCAACACCGAAGCCTACGACCAGATCATCGAGAACCCGTTCAAGCAAGTCGCGCAGGAACCGCTTTCCACGTTCTCGATTGACGTCGACACCGCCTCCTACGCCAATGTGCGGCGGTTTCTCACGCAGGAAACCTTGCCGCCACCGGGCGCGGTGCGGATCGAGGAAATGCTGAACTACTTCAGCTACGACTACGCCCCGCCAACTGGCGACGACCCGTTCGCGGTGCATGTCGAAGTGGCGCAGTGCCCATGGGAAGCGAAACATCGGCTGGTGCGGATTGGCATCAAGGGACGCGAAGTGGCCGTCGACCAGCGCCCGGCGACGAATCTCGTCTTCCTGATCGACGTCTCCGGTTCGATGCAGGACGCCAACAAGTTGCAACTCGTGAAGACGGGCCTTCGGCTGCTGACCGAGCAACTGTCGGAAAACGACCGCGTCGCGATGGTCGTTTACGCCGGCAGTTCGGGGCAGGTGCTCGCCAGCACGCCGGGCAATCAAAAGGAAACGATCCTCGCCGCGCTCGATCAGCTCGAAGCTGGCGGCAGCACCAACGGCGCCGGCGGCATCGAGCAAGCCTACCAGGTCGCCGTCGAGAACTTTGTCCAGGGCGGAGCGAATCGTGTGATCCTCTGCACCGACGGCGATTTCAACGTCGGCGTCACGGATGAAAGCCAACTCGTCAGCCTGATCGAAGGCAAAGCCAAGTCCGGCGTGTTCCTTTCGGTCCTCGGCTTCGGCATGGGCAACTTCAAAGACGCCACGCTGGAAAAGCTCTCCGACAAGGGCAACGGCAACTACGCCTACATCGACACCGAACGCGAAGCCCGCAAGGTGCTGGTCGAGCAACTTTCCGGCACGCTGCTGACAATCGCCAAGGACGTCAAGCTGCAACTGGAGTTCAACCCGGCGAAAACGGCCGCATATCGGCTGATCGGCTATGAGAATCGCATCCTCGCCAAGGAAGATTTCAACGACGACAAGAAAGACGCCGGCGAGATCGGCGCGGGTCATACCGTCACCGCGCTGTACGAAGTCATCCCGGCCGGCGAACCGGTCAACACGCCCTCGGTGGACGAACTTGAATACCAGTCCGTCGGCGGCCCCACGGAAGCGGCGAAGCAATCGAGCGATCTACTGATGCTCAAGCTCCGCTACAAGCAGCCGGACGGCGACACGAGCAAACTGATCAAGACGCCGGTCGCCGACAGCGAACAGAAAATCGGCCAATCGAGCCCCGACTTCCAATTCGCCTCGTCGGTCGCCGCCTTCGGCATGCTGCTGCGGCACTCGCAATACGCCGGCACGATGAACTACGGCGCGGTATTGGAAATGGCCCAGCCGGGCATGTCCCGCGACGCCGAAGGATATCGCGCCGAGTACATTGAACTGGTGAAGACGGCGCAACGGTTGAGCGGCGGGAAGTAA
- a CDS encoding sigma-70 family RNA polymerase sigma factor — translation MGGEGSAEHDRWLRDALERHEGPLMRYACRLVGDLEQARDIVQETFLRLCRETQANLDGHLTPWLYRVCRSRALDFKRKEGRMRELAEDVATPFVSHEPLPDYRAEARDDHAAVTRWLSTLPTNQQEVVRLKFQGGLSYKEISEVTNLTVTNVGFLLHTAIKTLRGKMVEA, via the coding sequence ATGGGCGGCGAAGGTTCGGCGGAGCATGACCGATGGCTGCGGGACGCCTTGGAGCGTCACGAAGGTCCGCTGATGCGCTACGCCTGCCGGCTGGTCGGCGACTTGGAGCAGGCCCGGGACATCGTTCAGGAAACCTTTCTCCGGCTCTGCCGCGAGACCCAGGCCAACCTGGACGGACACCTGACGCCGTGGTTGTATCGCGTCTGCCGGAGCCGGGCGTTGGACTTCAAGCGTAAGGAGGGACGCATGCGTGAACTTGCCGAAGACGTGGCCACGCCGTTCGTGAGCCATGAGCCGCTGCCCGACTACCGCGCCGAAGCCCGCGACGACCATGCCGCGGTGACGCGCTGGCTGTCGACGCTGCCGACGAATCAACAGGAAGTCGTCCGCCTCAAGTTTCAAGGCGGACTGAGCTACAAGGAAATCAGCGAGGTCACGAATCTCACCGTGACCAACGTGGGGTTCTTGCTGCACACGGCGATTAAAACCTTACGCGGAAAGATGGTTGAAGCGTGA